One Perca flavescens isolate YP-PL-M2 chromosome 5, PFLA_1.0, whole genome shotgun sequence genomic window, TCTTATTGGTGTTTAACATTTGGGACAAAAGTAGTTGGAATACCCTCACTTGAGTTGGGTTCAGTCTTGGGGAAAATGGTTATCGGTTGGTGGGCTAAGGGTGGTGCTATTCTGGGCTTACAACAGTCCAAGTTTGGCCTACCTTTGGGCCAAGCCAGCCTGGatgtttaagtttttttttgggTGATCTGCATTTTAGTGAAGTGTAGATCAGATTTGGGCTGTAGTTGGAGTCTTGTGTCTTTATTTGTTAactaataataatgaataaattgtgTTATCAAGTGTGACCAGGGTAGTCCTAAATTGGACAACCTTCACTTGAGTCAGGCCAACAGCGCTTTAATCTTGGAATGTCCAGAGGGTCGTCCAGTTTTGGGGAAAAGTTTGCCTGGCGATGGGCATAGTGACTAAGCTGGAATGAGACCTAGCATGATCCAAGTGTGGACCAAGAGTGGCCGGGATTTATGCTTAGGGATTCATTTTGTGCAAACAGTGATCCAGCTAAGGTCTAGGGTGGTCCTGATTTGGGAGTTGACCAACACTGATCCAGAGGTGGCACATAGACATCTGGAATGTTTCTGGATTTGGTAGCGGGTGTTCTGATTTAACCAAAGCTGGTAAATATCGGATTGGGTGGAGGATGGTTGAATCTTGTTTTGGGTATTGAACTGAGGTCTGGATTTGACAACAGTTGGTTGGACTGTTAAATGTAATCCAGCTAAATCCTGTTTGACACACTCTGGATAGAAGACGCATGTTAGTGCCTGGTGGATCTCTGTGTACGTATCTGTCTGCTtctgtccgtccgtccgtctgtCTGATGGGTCTGTGGTTAGCAGCTGCAGCCTTCTTTGGCCGGTTGGCTGTCGGCGTTGAGGCGACCTCCTTGCGGCGCAGACGGTTTGTGCTGGACTCCTGACTCGGCAGCGTTCAAGTCCAGACTGCCATCTTGGATGTTCTGATAAATTCTCTTTGCCGCTTCCAAGAAGGCCTCTTCCACATTCTCCCCTCTGAGGGagaaaaggggggggggaaggggatAGAGAGATTAAGATACAAACAGTAAAACATCTTACAGATCAGATTCAAAACTTTATTATCATGCGCACATAAACAAATTGCACCTCAAGTCAGTTCAGACCGGGTTTGACTGCAGTGATGGATGAAGTACTCAGATCTCTTACTTAAAAGCAGCAATACGACAATtaaaacaagtaaaagtcctgcattcaaaattttactcaagtaaaacaTAAAACTATTAGCAACAAATTATACTTAAAGTAACACAAGTAAAAGTATTCCAAGTGTTAACTTtactatatatttattattgcattGTTATTCCTGATGCATTACTGTCTgagcagcatttaaatgttgtcAAGGTAAAGCTAATTTTAACAACTGCATACTATTGGGTCTAcctatattttataaactgatcAAATGTTTAATGTATAAAATCTTGACCTGACTAAAgctaaatgtagtgcagtaaaaagtacaatatctccgtctgagatgtagtggagtagaagtagcagaaaatgttggaaatattcatgtaaagttcaagtacctcaaatttgtacttaaataTACTTAAGTATAATTTCTTTCCACCACAACCAGCCTATTGTGTGTGATGAATAGTTGATgaaagtgtgtatatgtgtgcatttgtactTACGTCTTAGCGCTGGCCTCTAGAAACAGCAAACCTGATAAACAACAGGAAGtagaaataacattttaattaattaacaaaTTAATCCTAATTTTTGcttggatatatttatattgcTCATAAATTCTCACACACAATATTTGTCCCATAATgtcatacaaacaaacacatttctcaCCATTCTCCTCCGCAAACTGTTTGGCCTCCTCGTACGTCACGTCTCTCTGAGCCTCCAGGTCGCCCTTGTTTCCAATCAGAATGATcacctggacacaaacacacagctgagaaACTACACAGGACAAGGAGTCTATCACATgaggtttattaataaaaactctaaaagaggagaaaacatgttttaaaaactaattgtgAGGACCAATgtaacaatcttttttttcctgcttgaTGTAAACGTTTGATgtcaaacagtgtgtgtgtgtgtgtgtgtgtgtgtgtgtgtgtgtgtgtgtgtgtgtgtgtgtgtgtgtgtgtgtgtgtgtgtgtgtgtgtgtgtgtgtgtgtgtgtgtgttggaaaaaggtataaaaagctATGGCTTCAGCTGTCACCTTTTCTGACTGCAGAAACCGGTTGTGTTATTTTGTAATAACgatggtatttaaaaaaaaataattcttgcCTCATGGTATAGGCCTTAAATAAAGAACAATATACTACTGTAGCCGAGAGTTATGAGTTGTGCCTATACTTAaggtaataaaataataacatgGAGGCTCAGTTGTCTGAACCAAGACGATCAACTCTATTGACTACCACATTGTCAACTGCATTACAGCTTCAGCCCttacctttcacaataaaagccgtTCACTAAGAGGCAACTCAACAAAGTCCCACCTCTAGGGATATTACTGTCTGATGTCCTCTTGTAAGTGAAAACTCAAACAGTCAtgtgttttgtctttatttagAGGTGGTAGTAACCCAAATAGGAACATAGAGAAAGGACTTAAAAGTTACTGTGGCTCCTGGAACCGGTTTGTGAATACAGCCCCTGGGCTTTACGTGTTTGTATATGAGTGTGTGAACTCACTGTGTTTGGGTTGGTCAGGTTCCTGGCATCTGTTAACCAGCTGCTCAAGTGATTATAAGTACTTCTCCTAAAACATGGAGgaaatgagacaaaaacaaaattatccatcaaaaaaatacaactaattctctcactctcactctcacacacacacacacacacacacacacacacacacacacagtacctgGTGATGTCGTACACCATGAGGGCCCCGGCAGCCCCTCTGTAATAGGACCTGGTGACAGCCCTGAAGCGCTCCTGACCGGCTGTGTCCCAGATCTGCAGCTTCACTTTCTGACCGTTAACCTCCATGATCCTCGTCCCAAACTCCACCCCGATGGTGTGAGGACAGTCAGCCATGACTGCACGatcacacacagaaaatataCTTCATTTTGACAGTTACTATCAACACTGACACAAAGCTTTAGCAGCTTTATTTTCAGAGTAAAAGCCTTTGCATTCTGTATTTGAAAGCTAAATAAAAACTGTGTGAATAGATTACCCACAGGAACAATAAAGAGCAAGTCTCACCATACTATTACTTCTTTTTAATGTTCTATTAGTTCAAGGTCCAGCTTTATGGACATTAAACGATATGAGGTGAAAGACAGTaggagaaaagaagaagaaaggactCACATTTTTTCTCCGTGAACTGGTGCAGCAGACAGGACTTTCCTACTCCCATATcacctggagagagagagagcgagagacagagagagagaaagcaaaagagacagagagagagggaaaaggtAAAACATGAGGTCAGAGGTTTTCCTCAtttcaaagttttatttttaaaataatgtctGTGTTTAATAAGCACAGGAGTCTAATAACGTAACAGTCATACAGGTTTATGTTCTGACCGACCATCAGTTTAAATTATTtcaaggttccaggattaaaacTTTTTAGATAAACATTTAATGAAACGTCAATGGAGAGGTTTAACCGGAGCCATTCAAAAAGTCGGGGcagtcactgttgagctctacgAGAACCGATTTAAACTGCTGAATGTTTTTATCTTTAACTTTATCTTAATGTTAGCGGAGCATATCACATACTGTGaagctctgtgattggctgtttgtTAGTGAAATGCACCCTGGGAGACGTAGTTTACTTACTCTATATCAGTTTTTATGTTTTGCACCTTTTTAACTTCTATCAAAGAGCCAAATATTTTCTAATACAAATGTTCATCTTTTGTTTGGATAATTCAACGAGGAGAGTTTCATGTCAACCTGTCACCAAAACTTTATGAGGAAATGAATTTGACTTCTGGATATAACTCCTCAAACTTCACAGCTCTAGGAGGGTTAACAGGCGAGCTAACACAAGCAGCCAGTCTGTCACAGACTGGTCATCTGGAACTGGAAGGTTTCATGTCTCCAGAAATCAATTTTCCCAGACATAAAACCGAGCAAATAT contains:
- the LOC114555264 gene encoding ras-related protein Rab-14, giving the protein MTAAPYNYSYIFKYIIIGDMGVGKSCLLHQFTEKKFMADCPHTIGVEFGTRIMEVNGQKVKLQIWDTAGQERFRAVTRSYYRGAAGALMVYDITRRSTYNHLSSWLTDARNLTNPNTVIILIGNKGDLEAQRDVTYEEAKQFAEENGLLFLEASAKTGENVEEAFLEAAKRIYQNIQDGSLDLNAAESGVQHKPSAPQGGRLNADSQPAKEGCSC